A single window of Archangium gephyra DNA harbors:
- a CDS encoding Ig-like domain-containing protein, producing the protein MRTLVTLLAAGLVLASCEPTSSDRPLDLEASAKPPRSFVAGSRLLKTEKAVPGRYIVVLEESATGGESQGKEPLAKQLAALHGGSVKHVYSRALQGFSATMTEAAALKLSNDPRVRYVEEDAELSLQGTQANAPWGLDRIDQRERPLDGTYTYDATGSGIHVYVLDSGIRFTHSEFGGRAVPGASFIQDGNGSGDCHGHGTHVAGLIGGATYGVAKGVTLHSVRVADCGGSGGVSTLIAGIDWVTANHVKPAVANISLSTSSSTSLDEAVTRSINAGVLYTVAAGDHQSTACHRSPGRVPAALTAGSIDTGDARYIFSNSDSCLDLFAPGVDIPSAWSTNDTSTYTLTGTSMAAAHVAGVAALYLEGHPLATPGEVSTELTTRATPQVLYTGSYDSPNRLLYASGNGADQAPPQVTLTVPSAGATVSGTVTLTAAVTDESGIARVEFLLGGRLIGTDDTAPYALSWSSLGTPNGPGVLTARASDVHYNQAVSAPVEVTIENAGQAVFDPAWGAPVCALVGSRCDSGRLLEGRAGLGPELHQPNTVGNSCADQTYGTYLTSPSLERLRIFPSDGTTFQVGKEVTVQATINAEMNSSLGYYESLILFAAPDASSPSWTYLTTLWTNTRGLQTFTARYLLPAGGSGMQALRGVYRRSSGTAACVTSFDADHDDLVFAVDRTPDTSAPAVAITFPAEGATVNRSVTLELEASDDRGVQRVELYEGSTLLGTLTQAPYERNWSTQALSNGPYTLTARAYDAAGNVSQGTLNVTVDNDFTPPSEPVLTAPASGATLSGTVTLEAAASDDRAVTRVEFFVDGERIGSDTAAPFSLTWDTGTVFNGSHALSVQAYDEAGQSAVSASVTVETSNEGNARFDAVLMAPRCDTVAERCDARALVKGRGTTSERNSPNTLDGCLDGTRSGLAENIRGLRVFGADGTALTAGKRVRVEVDVVTDNKDSVPVDKLVVYSAADATQPTWNPIATVRPLKVGVQTLLVEFLLPAGGLQAVRAKYGVGASTAGGACSSTDSWIDHDDLVFPVGSVADTVPPQVALSSPASGEVLVGTVTVSAAASDDFGVVAVDFFEGETLLGTDNAEPFGVMWNTRSVANGSHTLMARARDVAGNVVASLPVTVTTDNDFIAPVATVLTPTPGTRVAVSQQVRLSASATDNLGISQLELYIGGSRYSGGPDSPTSSYAYFSSTGQYVVTARGYDAAGNVGISPPVVVTVVTELTPPAVSLTAPANGATLGGTVTLSADATDASSSVSKVEFLVDGTLLGTDTSWPYSFSWNTLTVASGSHTLTARATDSQGNVATSTPLGVTVDNAAPAVTLTSPASGATLNGVISLQAEASDDVGVTRVEFLWDGGLVGSDTTAPFGVDWDSTTQADGSHVLTARAYDATNKVTTSAAVTVTTSQIPSAVYDATLRVPKCATPVDVCDTTNLVRSQYTSEPNRPNTLNGACSDGISTAYSIRRIKLSSVEGGPFTAGQRVRIEVHTSTWSSPAAFLDLFSTSDATRPAWTHLTTLPITPGSQVLSAEYVLPAGLLQAVRAQLRIEGEALSECTGTGYGEHDDVAFAVLSDPVVALTAPARDARLKGLVPVSATVASATTVTRVEFFANGTPLGTDTTAPYELSWDSTTAADGAWSLTARAYDADGRMGTSPAVPVSLDNTLPDVVLTSPAPGTLLGSSAVLEATASDNQAVSRVEFYVDGARIGTDTTVPYTMSWTTGYHAEGAHTLTVKAVDPTGNERTSAPVTVRTDLNWPSVALSAPAQNARLRATVQVRANASDSVGVARVEFYADGALLGTDTSAPYEVSWDTSTLADGNHSLTARAYDQVNRTTLSPAIAVILDNTPPESAQLTSPTAGTYLQGTALLEATASDSVGVARVEFYRGTVLLGTDTTAPYQVSWNTSGVADGAQTLTAKAFDSIGNERTSTGVQVTVDNTAPVTAVSAPAQGALVRGTVPVSATASDAVGVAQVEFYAGTTLLGTATTAPYAVSWDTATGANGSITLTTKAYDAVGHVTVSAARTVTVDNGAPTVAITSPANGTSFSFLTFSTTIQASASDNVGVTQVVFYDGATIIGTDTTAPYSMSWSLGGVPKGTHTLTAKAHDAAGNVTTSAPISVKLN; encoded by the coding sequence ATGCGGACCCTGGTGACACTGCTCGCGGCGGGACTCGTGCTCGCTTCCTGTGAGCCCACGTCCTCCGACCGCCCGCTCGACCTCGAGGCCTCGGCGAAGCCGCCGAGGTCCTTCGTCGCGGGAAGCCGGCTGCTGAAGACGGAGAAGGCGGTGCCGGGCCGGTACATCGTCGTCCTCGAGGAGTCGGCCACGGGTGGGGAGTCCCAGGGCAAGGAGCCGCTGGCGAAGCAGCTCGCCGCGCTCCACGGCGGCTCCGTGAAGCACGTGTACTCCCGGGCCCTCCAGGGCTTCTCCGCCACGATGACGGAGGCGGCGGCGCTGAAGCTGAGCAACGACCCGCGCGTGCGCTACGTGGAGGAGGACGCCGAGCTCTCCCTCCAGGGCACGCAGGCGAACGCGCCCTGGGGACTGGACCGCATCGATCAGCGCGAGCGGCCGCTGGATGGGACGTACACGTACGACGCCACCGGCAGCGGGATCCACGTCTACGTGCTCGACTCGGGCATCCGCTTCACCCACTCCGAGTTCGGTGGCCGTGCGGTGCCGGGTGCCTCCTTCATCCAGGACGGCAACGGCTCGGGTGACTGCCACGGTCACGGCACGCACGTGGCGGGGCTGATCGGCGGTGCGACGTACGGCGTGGCCAAGGGGGTGACGCTGCACTCCGTGCGGGTGGCGGACTGCGGGGGCTCGGGCGGCGTGTCCACCCTGATCGCCGGCATCGACTGGGTTACCGCCAACCACGTGAAGCCGGCGGTGGCCAACATCAGCCTGTCCACCTCCTCGTCGACGTCCCTGGACGAGGCGGTCACCCGCTCCATCAACGCCGGGGTCCTCTACACGGTCGCGGCGGGCGACCATCAATCCACCGCGTGCCACCGGTCTCCTGGCCGGGTTCCCGCCGCGCTGACGGCCGGATCGATCGACACGGGCGACGCCCGGTACATCTTCTCCAACTCCGACAGCTGCCTGGACCTCTTCGCGCCGGGTGTCGACATCCCCTCGGCCTGGAGCACCAACGACACCAGCACGTACACGCTCACGGGCACCTCGATGGCGGCCGCGCACGTGGCGGGAGTGGCGGCGCTCTACCTGGAAGGACACCCGCTGGCCACGCCCGGCGAAGTCTCCACCGAGCTCACCACCCGCGCGACGCCCCAGGTGCTCTACACGGGCTCCTACGATTCTCCGAACCGGCTCCTGTACGCCAGCGGCAACGGGGCGGACCAGGCTCCGCCGCAGGTCACCCTCACCGTGCCCTCCGCGGGCGCGACGGTGAGCGGCACGGTGACCCTCACCGCCGCCGTGACGGACGAATCGGGGATCGCCCGCGTCGAGTTCCTCCTCGGTGGCCGGTTGATCGGTACGGATGACACGGCGCCCTATGCGCTGAGTTGGAGCAGCCTCGGCACGCCCAACGGCCCGGGGGTGCTCACCGCACGGGCCTCCGACGTCCACTACAACCAGGCCGTGAGCGCGCCGGTGGAAGTGACGATCGAGAACGCCGGACAGGCGGTGTTCGATCCCGCGTGGGGGGCGCCCGTCTGTGCGCTCGTGGGCAGCAGGTGCGACTCGGGGCGGCTCCTGGAGGGACGAGCGGGCCTGGGCCCCGAGCTCCACCAGCCCAACACCGTGGGCAACTCCTGCGCGGACCAGACGTACGGCACGTACCTCACGAGTCCCTCGCTGGAGCGGCTCCGGATCTTCCCGAGTGATGGCACCACCTTCCAGGTGGGCAAGGAGGTGACGGTCCAGGCCACGATCAACGCGGAGATGAACTCGTCCCTTGGCTACTACGAGAGCCTGATCCTCTTCGCCGCGCCCGACGCGAGCAGCCCTTCCTGGACCTACCTCACGACCCTCTGGACGAACACGAGAGGCCTGCAGACGTTCACGGCCCGGTACCTGCTTCCGGCGGGTGGGAGCGGGATGCAGGCCCTCCGGGGCGTGTACCGCAGGAGTAGCGGCACGGCGGCATGCGTCACGAGCTTCGACGCCGACCATGACGACCTCGTCTTCGCGGTGGACCGGACGCCGGACACCTCGGCGCCGGCCGTGGCCATCACCTTCCCGGCGGAGGGCGCCACGGTGAACAGGAGCGTCACCCTCGAGCTGGAGGCGAGCGACGACCGCGGCGTGCAGCGCGTGGAGCTGTACGAGGGCTCGACCCTGCTCGGCACGCTCACCCAGGCCCCCTACGAGAGGAACTGGTCGACGCAGGCGCTGTCCAACGGCCCCTACACCCTCACCGCGCGGGCGTACGACGCGGCCGGCAACGTCTCGCAGGGCACGCTGAACGTGACCGTGGACAACGACTTCACCCCACCCTCCGAGCCCGTGCTCACGGCGCCCGCCTCTGGAGCCACCCTGAGCGGTACGGTCACCCTCGAGGCGGCCGCGAGCGACGACCGGGCGGTGACGCGGGTCGAGTTCTTCGTGGACGGCGAGCGCATCGGGAGCGACACGGCGGCGCCCTTCTCGCTCACCTGGGACACGGGGACGGTGTTCAACGGGAGCCACGCGCTGAGCGTCCAGGCCTACGACGAGGCGGGCCAATCCGCGGTGAGCGCGTCCGTCACGGTCGAGACGAGCAACGAGGGCAACGCCCGCTTCGATGCGGTCCTGATGGCGCCCCGGTGTGACACCGTGGCGGAGCGCTGCGATGCCCGGGCGCTGGTCAAGGGACGGGGAACGACCAGCGAGCGGAACTCACCCAATACGCTGGACGGGTGCCTCGACGGGACGCGCTCCGGTCTGGCGGAGAACATCCGGGGGCTCCGGGTGTTCGGGGCGGACGGCACGGCCCTGACGGCCGGCAAGCGGGTCCGGGTCGAGGTGGACGTCGTCACCGACAACAAGGACTCGGTGCCGGTGGACAAGCTGGTGGTGTACTCGGCGGCGGATGCGACGCAGCCCACGTGGAATCCCATCGCCACCGTCAGGCCGCTGAAGGTGGGCGTGCAGACACTCCTGGTGGAGTTCCTCCTGCCCGCCGGTGGCCTGCAGGCCGTGCGTGCGAAGTACGGCGTGGGGGCGAGCACCGCGGGAGGGGCCTGCTCGTCCACGGACTCGTGGATCGATCACGATGACCTGGTCTTCCCGGTCGGCTCGGTGGCGGACACCGTCCCGCCCCAGGTCGCGCTCAGCAGTCCGGCCAGTGGAGAGGTGCTGGTGGGCACCGTCACGGTGTCGGCCGCGGCGAGCGACGACTTCGGCGTGGTGGCCGTGGACTTCTTCGAGGGGGAGACGCTGCTCGGCACGGACAACGCGGAGCCGTTCGGGGTGATGTGGAACACCCGGAGCGTCGCGAACGGGAGCCACACGTTGATGGCCCGGGCGCGTGACGTGGCCGGGAACGTGGTGGCCTCGCTGCCGGTGACGGTGACGACGGACAACGACTTCATCGCGCCCGTGGCCACCGTCCTCACGCCCACGCCGGGCACGCGCGTGGCCGTGAGTCAGCAGGTGCGGCTCTCCGCGAGTGCCACGGACAATCTGGGCATCAGCCAGCTCGAGCTCTACATCGGCGGCAGCCGGTACAGCGGCGGCCCCGACTCGCCCACCAGTTCCTATGCGTACTTCTCCAGCACCGGCCAGTACGTGGTGACCGCCCGGGGGTATGACGCGGCCGGGAACGTGGGAATCTCCCCGCCGGTGGTGGTGACCGTCGTCACCGAGCTCACGCCTCCGGCCGTCTCGCTCACCGCGCCCGCGAATGGTGCGACGCTCGGGGGGACAGTGACGCTCTCCGCGGACGCCACGGATGCGTCCTCCTCGGTGTCCAAGGTCGAGTTCCTCGTGGACGGCACGCTGCTCGGGACCGACACGTCCTGGCCCTACAGCTTCTCCTGGAACACCCTGACGGTGGCGAGCGGGAGCCACACGCTGACGGCGCGCGCCACGGACTCCCAGGGCAACGTCGCCACCTCCACCCCGCTGGGCGTGACGGTGGACAACGCGGCCCCGGCCGTCACCCTCACCTCCCCGGCCAGCGGAGCCACGCTCAACGGGGTGATCTCCCTCCAGGCGGAGGCCTCGGACGACGTCGGCGTCACCCGGGTCGAGTTCCTGTGGGACGGCGGCCTGGTGGGGAGCGACACGACGGCGCCCTTCGGTGTGGACTGGGACAGCACCACGCAGGCGGACGGGAGCCACGTCCTGACCGCCAGGGCCTATGACGCGACGAACAAGGTGACCACGAGCGCCGCGGTCACGGTGACCACGAGCCAGATCCCCAGCGCCGTGTACGACGCCACGCTGCGCGTGCCGAAGTGCGCCACGCCGGTGGACGTCTGCGACACCACGAACCTCGTGCGGAGCCAGTACACCTCGGAGCCCAACCGGCCCAATACGCTCAACGGGGCCTGTTCCGATGGAATCTCCACCGCGTATTCCATCAGGCGCATCAAGCTGTCGAGCGTCGAGGGAGGGCCCTTCACGGCGGGGCAGCGCGTGCGGATCGAGGTCCACACCAGCACCTGGAGCAGCCCCGCGGCCTTTCTCGATCTGTTCTCCACGAGCGATGCCACCCGCCCCGCGTGGACACACCTGACCACGCTGCCGATCACGCCGGGGAGCCAGGTGCTCTCGGCGGAGTACGTGTTGCCCGCCGGCCTCCTGCAGGCGGTGCGCGCCCAACTGCGGATCGAGGGCGAAGCCCTGTCGGAGTGCACCGGCACCGGCTATGGCGAACACGACGATGTGGCCTTCGCGGTGCTGTCGGATCCGGTGGTGGCGCTCACCGCGCCCGCCAGGGATGCGCGGCTGAAGGGCCTGGTGCCGGTGAGTGCGACGGTCGCGAGCGCCACGACGGTGACGCGGGTCGAGTTCTTCGCGAATGGGACACCGCTGGGCACCGACACCACCGCGCCCTACGAGCTGAGCTGGGACAGCACCACCGCGGCGGACGGGGCCTGGTCGCTCACCGCCCGGGCCTACGACGCGGATGGCCGCATGGGGACGTCTCCCGCGGTCCCGGTGAGCCTCGACAACACCCTTCCGGACGTGGTGCTCACGTCACCCGCGCCGGGGACGCTCCTGGGCAGCAGTGCCGTGCTCGAGGCCACCGCCAGTGACAACCAGGCGGTCTCCCGGGTCGAGTTCTACGTGGACGGGGCGCGGATCGGCACCGACACCACCGTGCCCTATACGATGAGCTGGACCACGGGGTACCACGCGGAAGGGGCCCATACGCTCACGGTGAAGGCCGTTGATCCCACCGGCAACGAGCGCACCTCCGCCCCGGTGACGGTGCGCACCGATCTCAACTGGCCGTCGGTGGCCCTCAGCGCTCCGGCGCAGAACGCCCGGCTCCGGGCCACCGTCCAGGTCCGCGCCAACGCCAGTGACTCCGTCGGGGTGGCGAGGGTCGAGTTCTACGCGGACGGAGCGCTGCTCGGTACCGACACCAGCGCGCCCTACGAGGTGAGTTGGGACACCTCCACCCTGGCGGACGGGAACCACTCGCTCACCGCCCGGGCCTACGACCAGGTGAATCGCACCACGCTCTCCCCCGCGATCGCGGTGATCCTCGACAATACGCCGCCGGAATCGGCGCAGCTCACCTCCCCCACGGCGGGGACGTACCTCCAGGGCACGGCCCTGCTCGAGGCCACCGCCAGCGACTCCGTCGGGGTAGCGCGGGTCGAGTTCTACCGGGGCACGGTGCTGCTCGGCACCGACACCACCGCGCCCTACCAGGTGAGCTGGAACACGTCGGGCGTGGCGGATGGGGCGCAGACGCTCACGGCGAAGGCCTTCGACAGCATTGGCAACGAGCGCACCTCCACCGGGGTCCAGGTGACCGTCGACAACACCGCGCCCGTGACGGCCGTCAGCGCTCCGGCACAGGGCGCCCTGGTCCGGGGCACCGTCCCCGTCAGCGCCACCGCCAGTGACGCCGTGGGCGTGGCGCAGGTCGAGTTCTACGCCGGCACGACCCTGCTCGGCACGGCCACCACCGCGCCGTACGCCGTGAGCTGGGACACGGCCACCGGGGCCAATGGAAGCATCACCCTCACCACGAAGGCCTATGACGCGGTGGGCCACGTCACCGTGTCCGCTGCTCGCACCGTGACCGTGGACAACGGCGCGCCCACCGTGGCCATCACCTCGCCGGCCAATGGGACCTCGTTCTCCTTCCTCACCTTCAGCACCACGATTCAGGCCAGTGCCAGTGACAACGTGGGCGTCACCCAGGTGGTCTTCTACGACGGCGCCACCATCATCGGCACCGACACCACGGCCCCCTACAGCATGAGCTGGAGCCTGGGGGGCGTGCCCAAGGGGACGCACACGCTCACGGCGAAGGCCCATGACGCCGCGGGCAACGTCACCACCTCGGCCCCCATCTCCGTGAAGTTGAACTGA
- a CDS encoding Ig-like domain-containing protein: MENTYNLDVARRWTLTLAVVGWALSGCTGSTWEQDEENTGQPQGTLQAAATTATGSLATGRSGFTATPLLDGRVLIVGGVSDGGRPLTAEIYSPTTGQFSLAGWLTYSRYWHTATRLADGRVLVVGGASTASAEIFDPVTGTWSQTGTPLQGRSGHTATLLRDGRVLVTGGGLGQSCEFYNPTTGTWSSAPSLLYQRSDHTATLLADGRVLVIGGAIGSNIYDTNVQAEIFNPATNTWSLTGQPVDGRQEHRAYLLHSGKVLVVGGEFNRVYLWNSELYDPATGSFSARVSAPNSGRFGGGVTRLGQVLIAGGGSTGTNSVSRYDPATNTWTALGSMLQPRQLFEIAELPDHRFLITGGNYGYQTTTYNTISELYDDGSACEPATCAASGAVCGSISDGCGGTLNCGTCPGGQICSASNTCEVCVPTTCESQGRVCGSTSDGCGGTLECGTCADGMSCLGGACITPTPPTVSFTSPTEGSTVEGNVTLAVNAASSFGLSRVEFYLGTALLGTDTSAPFTQGLNTRAYANGTQTLTARAYDTLGTQGSAGISVTFNNDFNAPTVSMTSPAQNAILTAGNAYVIRASASDDRGVRQVEFYLDGALISTRQAPYEVTWTPSSSNVGGHTWFAKAYDLAGNVTTSASVSVTVQSPPTSPNSLPYSASNTNSAQQNTVNRIIALSAGQTLTLGTCGVTGSSFSGDTYLRLYNSSGVQVALSDDACGGAGSNFTYTVPSGAGGNYQLRAGCYSSYSCSGTVAWTTTGSTTPPPSGSTLNYSASNTNSAQQATVNQTITLTAGQTLTLGTCGVTGSSFSGDTYLRLYNSSGVEVAYNDDACGGTGSNFTYTVPSGAGGNYQLRAGCFSSNSCSGTAAWTLQ, translated from the coding sequence GTGGAAAATACATACAATCTGGACGTAGCACGAAGGTGGACCCTCACCCTGGCGGTGGTGGGATGGGCATTGTCCGGCTGCACCGGCTCCACCTGGGAGCAGGACGAGGAGAACACCGGGCAACCGCAAGGGACGCTGCAGGCCGCCGCGACGACAGCCACCGGCTCGTTGGCCACCGGCCGGAGCGGTTTCACGGCCACCCCGCTGCTCGATGGCCGCGTGCTCATCGTGGGGGGCGTCTCGGACGGGGGCCGGCCCCTCACCGCCGAGATCTATTCGCCCACGACGGGGCAGTTCTCCCTGGCGGGGTGGCTCACGTACTCCCGTTATTGGCATACGGCGACGCGCCTGGCGGACGGGCGCGTGCTCGTGGTCGGTGGCGCCTCGACCGCGAGCGCCGAGATTTTCGACCCGGTCACGGGGACCTGGTCCCAGACGGGAACGCCGCTGCAGGGCCGGAGTGGCCACACGGCCACGCTGCTCCGCGACGGCCGCGTCCTGGTGACAGGTGGAGGCCTCGGCCAGAGCTGCGAGTTCTATAACCCCACCACCGGCACGTGGAGCTCAGCCCCCTCGCTTCTGTATCAACGCTCCGATCACACGGCCACGCTGCTGGCGGACGGACGCGTGCTCGTGATCGGCGGAGCCATCGGGTCCAACATCTACGACACCAACGTTCAAGCCGAGATCTTCAATCCGGCCACCAACACCTGGAGCCTGACGGGGCAACCGGTGGACGGCCGTCAGGAGCATCGCGCCTACCTGCTCCACTCCGGCAAGGTCCTGGTGGTGGGTGGCGAGTTCAACCGGGTGTACCTCTGGAACTCGGAGCTCTACGACCCGGCCACCGGCTCCTTCAGCGCCAGGGTCAGCGCGCCGAATAGCGGCCGCTTCGGCGGTGGGGTGACCAGACTGGGGCAGGTGCTGATCGCGGGGGGTGGCAGCACCGGCACGAACTCCGTGAGCCGCTACGATCCGGCGACGAATACCTGGACCGCCCTGGGGAGCATGCTCCAGCCACGGCAGTTGTTCGAGATCGCCGAGCTTCCCGATCACCGCTTCCTCATCACGGGTGGCAACTACGGCTATCAGACCACGACGTACAACACGATCTCGGAGCTCTATGACGATGGCAGCGCCTGCGAGCCGGCCACGTGCGCGGCCTCGGGTGCGGTCTGTGGCTCCATCTCCGACGGGTGTGGTGGCACGCTCAATTGTGGCACCTGCCCGGGTGGACAGATCTGCTCCGCCAGCAACACCTGCGAGGTCTGCGTGCCCACCACCTGCGAGTCGCAGGGCCGGGTGTGCGGCTCCACCTCCGACGGCTGTGGCGGCACGCTCGAGTGCGGTACCTGCGCGGACGGCATGAGCTGTCTGGGCGGCGCGTGCATCACTCCCACCCCACCCACCGTCTCGTTCACCTCGCCCACGGAGGGCAGCACCGTGGAGGGAAACGTGACGCTCGCGGTCAACGCGGCCAGCTCCTTCGGGCTCTCCCGGGTGGAGTTCTACCTGGGGACGGCCCTGCTCGGGACCGACACGAGCGCCCCCTTCACCCAGGGCCTGAACACGCGCGCCTACGCCAACGGGACGCAGACGCTGACGGCCAGGGCCTACGACACCCTGGGAACCCAGGGCAGCGCGGGGATCAGCGTGACGTTCAACAACGATTTCAACGCCCCCACGGTCTCCATGACCAGCCCCGCGCAGAACGCCATCCTCACCGCTGGGAACGCCTACGTCATCCGGGCCTCGGCCAGTGATGATCGCGGCGTGCGCCAGGTCGAGTTCTACCTGGATGGCGCGTTGATCAGCACGCGCCAGGCGCCCTATGAGGTGACCTGGACCCCTTCGAGCAGCAACGTCGGCGGCCACACCTGGTTCGCCAAGGCGTATGACCTCGCGGGCAACGTCACCACCAGCGCGTCCGTGAGTGTGACGGTCCAGTCTCCGCCCACGTCTCCGAACTCCCTCCCCTACAGCGCGAGCAACACCAACAGCGCCCAGCAGAACACGGTCAACCGGATCATCGCCCTGTCGGCGGGCCAGACGCTCACGCTGGGGACCTGTGGTGTGACGGGCTCGTCGTTCTCCGGGGACACCTACCTGCGGCTCTACAACTCCAGTGGCGTGCAGGTGGCCTTGAGCGATGACGCGTGCGGTGGCGCGGGTTCGAACTTCACCTACACCGTGCCGTCGGGAGCGGGCGGCAACTACCAGCTGCGTGCCGGTTGCTACTCGAGCTACAGCTGCAGCGGCACCGTGGCCTGGACCACCACGGGTAGCACGACTCCGCCTCCGAGCGGCTCGACGCTCAACTACAGCGCGAGCAACACCAACAGCGCCCAGCAGGCCACGGTCAACCAGACCATCACCCTGACGGCGGGCCAGACGCTCACGCTGGGGACGTGCGGTGTGACGGGCTCGTCGTTCAGCGGAGACACCTACCTGCGCCTCTACAACTCCAGTGGCGTGGAGGTGGCCTACAACGATGACGCGTGCGGTGGCACGGGTTCGAACTTCACCTACACCGTGCCGTCGGGAGCGGGCGGCAACTACCAGCTGCGCGCCGGCTGCTTCTCGAGCAACAGCTGCAGCGGCACCGCGGCCTGGACCCTCCAGTAA
- the msrA gene encoding peptide-methionine (S)-S-oxide reductase MsrA — MSSTRPVALRLLPMALALLVVSSAFTEAHGAPPAKAPNAVKEALTETAYLAGGCFWGMEDLLRKIPGVVETEVGYTGGTFSHPTYDDVHTGKTGHAEAVRVVFNPKVLTYETLLEKWFFRMHDPTTLNRQGNDVGTQYRSAIFYLSEEQRRVAEAVKVRVDKSGKWKRPVVTTITPAGDFTPAEASHQDYLVRNPNGYTCHYMRD, encoded by the coding sequence ATGTCATCCACCCGTCCTGTTGCTCTCCGCCTGTTGCCCATGGCCCTGGCCCTGCTCGTGGTGTCGAGCGCGTTCACCGAGGCGCACGGCGCTCCGCCAGCCAAGGCGCCCAATGCCGTGAAGGAAGCCCTGACGGAGACGGCCTACCTGGCCGGAGGGTGCTTCTGGGGAATGGAGGATCTGCTGCGCAAGATTCCGGGCGTCGTGGAGACGGAGGTCGGCTACACGGGCGGAACCTTCTCCCACCCCACCTACGACGACGTGCACACGGGGAAGACGGGGCACGCGGAGGCCGTGCGCGTCGTCTTCAACCCGAAGGTGCTGACGTACGAGACGCTGCTGGAGAAGTGGTTCTTCCGCATGCACGATCCGACGACGCTCAACCGGCAGGGCAATGACGTGGGCACGCAGTACCGCTCCGCCATCTTCTACCTCTCGGAGGAGCAGCGCCGGGTGGCCGAGGCGGTGAAGGTCCGGGTCGACAAGTCGGGCAAGTGGAAGCGCCCGGTCGTCACCACCATCACCCCCGCGGGCGACTTCACCCCGGCCGAGGCCTCTCACCAGGACTACCTGGTGAGGAACCCCAACGGCTACACCTGCCACTACATGCGGGACTGA